The Enterobacter huaxiensis sequence GCCCGACGGAGCCTTTACCCCAGTTATTGCGCGGCTCAACCCACAGGCTCGGGCGCTTATTATACCAGCCCATGATGTCCTGATAGTGGGAGAAATCGCGATCGAGCTGCAGCAGACCAAAGCCTTTCGGGTTCTTGTCCACAAAGGCGTTGAACTGCAGCTTCTGCGGGTTATTCAGCGGACGGCAAATCCACTCGCCGTTACCGCGCCACATGGCAAGGCGGTCAGAGTCATGAATTTGCGGATGAATGGTGTCGCACATGCGGCGCTCGTTGTTGCCGCAGCTGAACATGCTGGTCATCGGCGCGATGCCCAGCTGCTTAATGTCTTTACGCGCGTAGAGGTGATTTTCAACATCCATGATCACCTGGCTCTTTTCGCAGTGGATCACGAACTTATAGGCACCGGTGATGCTTGGGCTGTCGAGCAGCGTGTAAACTGTAAAGGTGGTGTCGCCGGGCTTAACGGTCTCGAACCAGAACGCGGTGAAGTCCGGGAACTCTTCCGGCGTATCCGTAAAGGTATCCACCGCCAGGCCACGGGCGGAGAGCCCGTACTGGTAAGTATCATCGACCGCGCGGAAGTAGCTCGCCCCCAGGAACGAAACAATATCGCGACGCGCCAGTTCAGGCGCCTTAAAGGCGCGGAAGCCGGCGAAACCGAGATCGCTTTGCCCTTCCAGCTGTTTCGTATCCACACCCGTGTCGCCGTAGCTGAACAGCTCGGGGCGGAAGTGGATTTCACGCGCGAGAGACGTTGCCTGATCCAGTGAGAACATCCGCACGCGGCGACGGAAACCCATTCCCATATGGAAGAACTGCACGTCCAGCTGACGGCCTTCAACGTTATTCCACAGCGACTGCTTCTCATCGTACCGAATGGCGTTATAGGCCTGCGGCGTCATGGTCGCCAGCGTTTCCGGCAGCGGACGCGGCGCACCGCCCCAGGGGGTTTTCGCCATGTCATGGGCCATGGACTGCAGCACGGAGAAGTCAAAACGACGGCTCTGGCCGTCGGCAATGTCAGAGTCTGCAGCGTAAGCCGCTTTGGAGAACAGTGAAGCAAGGCCAGAAGTGCCGCTCAGGGCAGCCATGGCCAGCGAGCCTTTTAGAAAACGTCTGCGATTCATGCCTGAGAAAACGTCCTTATGGTCGTGTGAATGAGTTTCGCACTCGGCGAAACGACGGCAGGAAAGAACGCACAGCCTAAACAAAAATGGTTAAGAATCCAATTGTTGGCCGGTGAATATATGCACAAAGTGAGAAATATTTTCTGTCGACCGGAACGGCCTGAAAGTGGTGTAAAAAACAGTAAAAGCGCGTGTATAAAAATGCCCCGTCATGACATCAGCTGACGGGGCTAAACGAGGCGGTTATTTTACGCTGACATCGATACCCGGAAAGTACTTATCAGCGAGTTTTGCGATCGTGCCATCGGCACGGACTTTATCTATTGCGGCGTTAAGCTGCTTTTGGGTGGCCTCATCCCCTTTGCGCAGCCCGAAGCCGATACCGCTGCCGAGGATCGTGTCGTCAGACACCGGTTTGCCGATAAAGCCAAACCCTTTACCCTGCGGCTTGCTCAGGAAACCCGCCTGCCCGGCCGCGGACATGACCAGCGAGGCGTCGATACGGCCATTCAGCAAATCTCCCCACGCCATATTCTGATCTTTATAAGACACCACGGTGACACCGTGTTTTTCCCAGTGCTCTTTGGCATAGGTTTCCTGAATGGAGCCCTGCAGCACGCCAATGGTTTTTCCCTTCAGCCCTTCAGGCCTCGTATCGACCGCCGTGCCGGCTTTGCCCACTAGCTGCGACGGAATGCGGTAAATCGGCTGCGTAAAATCAATGCTTTTTCGGCGCTGCTCGGTGATGTTCATCGCCGAATTAATGGCATCGAATTTCTTCGCGACCAGGCCCGGGATCAGGGCATCAAACGACGTTTCGACCCAGCTGCACTTCAGCGCTGCCGCTTTACAGATAGCATTGCCCAGCTCAACGTCGAACCCTTCCAGCTCGCCAGACGCGTTACGGCTTTCAAACGGCGGATATTCCGCTTCGAGGCCGTAGCGTAGCTCGGTGGCGGCGAAGGAAGAAAACGTACACAGCAATCCCATGCCGACAATCAACGCGCGTAATTTCATCTCATACTCCTCAGAACCTGGTGGGATAGGCTCAGCGTGGTTTGACCCGACACAGGGCCTGGGCACCTGCCCGTAACGTTGCCTCATCTTTCGCAAAAGAGAGACGAATCAATTTATTATCCGTGCCGTCAGCGTAAAACGCCGAAAGCGGGATGGTGGCAACACCGCACTCAACGATCAGTCGTTTCACCATCTCGCTGTCGCTTTCGTCGCTGAAATGGCTGTAATCCGCCAGCAGGAAGAACGAGCCCGCGCTGGGCAACAGCTTAAACGGTGATTCCGCCAGCAAACTTTGCAGCAGATCGCGCTTGCGCTGATAAAACGGCGCCAGCGAGAGCCAGGTCTGCGGGTCGGTCATGTGTTCGGCAAAGGCATGCTGCATAGGGGTATCGGCAGAAAACATCAAAAATTGATGGACCTTGCAAATCTCATCCATCAGCGGCGCGGGCGCAACGCAGTAGCCCACGCGCCAGCCGGTCACGTGATAAGTTTTTCCGAAAGAAGAGATGATGACGCTTCGCTCCGCCAGCTGCGGGTGCGTGGCCATGCCGTGGTGCGGCTCGCCGTCGAAAACCACGTGCTCATACACTTCGTCAGACAAAATAATGATATCGGTATTGCGGGTCAGCGCCGCAAGCTGCTGCAGATCGCTCGCAGAGAAGACCTGTCCGCTCGGGTTATGCGGCGTATTAACAATTATCATGCGCGTTTTGGGGGTAATTGCCGCACGCACTTCATCCCAGTTTACGGCAAAATCCGGCACCGTTAGCTTTATGGCAACAGGCGTTGCCCCCTGCAGGCGCACAATCGGCGCGTAGCTGTCAAACGACGGCTCGAAGTAGATAACCTCATCCCCGGGATGCACCAGCCCGCTAATGGCGGAATAGAGCCCTTCGCTGGCGCTCGCCGTGATAAGAACTTCATCGTCGGGGTCATACTGCGTGCCATAGAGCGCGGCAATTTTCTCCGCAATGCGCGCCTTCAGGGGCTGCAGGCCGGTCATCGCCGCATACTGATTATGACCCGCCTCCATCGCGCGGGTCACCCCGGCGACAAGTTTGGGATCGCAGGAAAAATTCGGCGCGCCCTGAGAAAGGTTAATGGCGTTATGCTGGGCAGAAAGCTGGCCGATAACGGTAAAGATGGTGGTGCCCACGTCAGGTAATTTCGAACGGGTTTGCACCGGGGTTTTCAAAGTCATCGTCTATCCCTTCTCATGGTCATTGCATAACTATTCAAACAATAACTCCGTTGCCGGGACAATCGAATTGTTGTCATAATAGCCATGAGAAAAACGCATAGCTGAGGTGGTTTATGTCGCGCCGTTCATTCCCGCTCAATTCCGTTGACGCCTTTTTGGTTACCGCGCGTCATCTCAACCTCACGCATGCTGCCGGGGAGCTGTGCCTGACCCAGGGTGCGGTGAGCCGCAAAATTGCCTCGCTGGAAGCGTGGTTTGGTTTTCCCCTGTTTGAGCGCCACGCGCGCGGACTGCGCCTCTCGCCTCAGGGCAGCGCCCTGCTTCCCGAGCTGCAGTCCGCTTTCGAACAGCTGCTGACGGTTGCCGACCGGGCCAGGACGCATCAAACCGTCATTCGCCTGAAGGCCCCTACCTGCGCCATGCGCTGGCTTGTCCCGCGTCTGCTGCAGGTAGAGCGGGAGCAGCCCGACCTGCAAATTGCGCTAACCACAACGACCGACCACAACGTCAATTTTAAAACCGAGTCTTACGACGCCGCCATCGTGTTTGGCACCCATATGAGCGCGGGGGATTTGCTGTTCGAGGAGGCCCTCACGCCGGTCATCAGCCCTGTGCGGGCGGGCGCCGAGCTGGCGTCGCTGACCTTCCTCCACCCCACGCGAGACAAAACGGACTGGTCGCTGTGGTTAACTCAACGGGCGCTTCCGGCACAAGCTATGCTCAAAAATCAACACTTCGATACGATGGATCTGGCAATAACGGCCGCTATACAGGGGCTGGGCGTGGCCATCGCCGATGAGACGCTGGTGGAGGAAGATATCCGCGCCGGTCGTCTGGCGCGGCCTTATGAAACAAGCATTAAGACCGGTGCGAGCTACCGTCTGGTGTTGCGCGAATCACCCGGGGCTGAGAACGGGCTCGCGGTGTTTCGCGCGTGTCTGCTCAGTCGAGGCTAACGTGGTGCTTCATCACCCGCTTAAAGAGGCTCATGCGGGCGCGCATAAAGCGGTTTTCAAGCCTGAAACCTGCATGTTTATTCACTCCGATACGTAGCAGCACGTCGCGGCCTTTACGACAGGCGGGCCAGCGTACGGGGCCGGGCAAGCTGTCGCGCGCTCCGGCCTCCCGCGCGAAGCTTGCCCAGTAATCGGCCACCTGAGCCGAAAACTGCAGGTCGCGTTCGTTCACGTAGCGGCGCGACGGCTCAACCTGCCCAAGCGTATCAAAGACGTAGGGTACCTCGTTTCCGTGCCAGGCCCCGTTGATGTACGTGGCGTGCTCCGCCTCTGCGACATAATCAAACCAGTAGCGCCAGCACGGCGCGCCGACTCGCTGCTGCGCCTGCATCACCACATATCCCATCGTCGTAAAAGCCATATCGCGGCACACCTGCCTGCCCAGCTCTTCATCGCCCTTCACGCCGGGATAAAGCAGCTTAATCAGCCCGAGGCCAAAGCGCCGCTCGCGCCGAAGTTTTTGGATCTGCCCGGCAAGATCCACGCCAAATACGCCCATCACGCTGGCTTCATCGCTGTTTGAACCGATCATCACCGGCACGGGGTGCTGACGGGCGGCAAAGAACACATCGAGCATCGCTTCCGGCAGAACGCAGTCTCCCACGACGGGCGCAGGCGCGATATTCAGCGGCGCCGCGAGCGGCCAGAAGGCGTCAGCCGGGATGGCCCGAAGCTGGTCTGCAGTGGCATTCTCTAAGCCAAAATGACGCGATAACGCTTCCCCTTTTTCCAGCGCCTGCGCTCGCGGCGTGTCCGGCAACGTATAGCCGCTCTGGATAATCGCCTTGTGAAATAGCCCGCCGGCCAGAGGAGAAGCAAGCAGCGAGAGGACGCTGCGCGCGCCCGCGGACTCGCCAAACAGCGTGATGCTGTCGGGATCGCCCCCAAATGCGGCGATGTTGTCGCGCACCCAGTTAAGGGCCGCGATTTGGTCAAGCAGTGCAAAATTATGCACGACCCGATCCTCTTCCCCTTCCAGAGCCGGGTGGGCAAAAAAGCCGAGGTGGCCAAGGCGGTAGTTGATCGTGACAACAACCACATCACGCTTTGCCAGCGCCCTGCCGTTATAGGGCGGAAGCCCGCCCGCGCCGAGGGTGAACCCCCCGCCGTGAAGCCAGACCATTACCGGTAGCGGCGTCGCGCGAGACGCGGGAGACCAGACGTTCAGATAAAGACAATCCTCAGAAAACTGGCCGGGATCGCCCCCGCCCAGCTCCTGACAGTATTCGCTGCTTTGCCAGCTGGAGGGGGAAAACGCCGTCGCCTGGCGCACGCCTTCCCAGCGTTCCGGGGGACGAGGCGAACGCCAGCGCCACGCGCCAACCGGCGGTGACGCATAGGGGATGCCGCACCAGACATGAACGTTGTCGTCGGTAAAACCAATAAGTGCGCCCTGGCGCGTTTCAACCACTGGGGCGGAGGGATTTTGCATATCAACCTTCTTTTTCCATCACACCCCTGCAGGGTAACGATTTTAGAGCAAACCGCAACGCTGTTTACTGCGCACTTCCGCCTGATGATAGAGGGTAAACTCGTCAAACACCGGGCAACCGAGCGCCGCTTCGAAGGCCTCACGGCTGGCATTGCCCTGGCTTCGCGCCTGAGTTTCGTTTCCGAGGTTGGACTGGAAAATACCCGCCGCGCTGACGGGCAGGAAATCTTCATAGGTGATGGGCTGTGCGACGACCCAGCCGCGCTCGATCAGCGGCTGTGGGTCATCACCCGGACGGAAAGCGTGGCGATGCGCTTCGCCCGCTGGCGTCAGGCGATAGCGGAAGTAGGCCAGTTCCTGTCGACGAAGGAACATCTCGCTGTCCGGGAAGGTGCTAAATACCTCGCGCAGATGCAGCTGGTGCGTAAGGTTATCTTTTCCCGTTCCCGCTTGCCCTAACAGGCTGTCGTAAAGCTCGCGCCCTTTCGGCGTTAGCGCCACCCCACGCTGTTCAATCTCACCGAAGCGAGCGGTATGGGTGCCCTTGTGTTCACCGGAGAAAAATACCGGCTCCTCCAGCGCCTTAAAGCTGGTCTGCCGCAGCAGGATCGGCACCTCACGGCGCGGCGGCCCTTCAATCAGCACTTTGGGTTCAATACCGTATTTCGGCATCAGCTCCTGCACCCTGTCGATGTCCAGCGTGCGCGGAGTGAGGTGGTTAATATGGCAGCCGGGGAAGCAGACCACATCGGCAATCAGGCGGTGCTCGTTGCTCAGCGCCAGGTAGGTCTCACGATCGACCGTGGCATGGCGGTGCCAGCGGAACGTCTCCAGCGCTTCCTTCACAAACTCGCGCGCCTGCGCCTCGGTGAAGTGCCCGGCTGACTCGTGCAGATCGATAAGTTCAAGACAGCGCGGAGTGAAGATGTTGCGATGCGAGAGGATCTCAGCAGCACGAGCACGCAGAGCGGTATTTTCGATCAGCTCCAGGCGCAGCAGCGAGGTAAAAATGCGAAACGGATTGCGGCACAGCGCGGCGTCCTCAACCGGTCGAAATGCCGTGGAATGCACGGGCACCGCCGCCTGGGAGAGATCGTAATAGCTGACGGGGAACATCCCCATGATGGCGAACATCCGGCGGAGCGTAGAGAGTTCCTTCGCCGTACCGACGCGGATCGCACCGTGGCGCTCAACGTTCAGGCGCGCCAGTTCATCCGCATTCGCGAGCTGTTCGTGCAAGAGCGGATTATTTTCCAGCACCGCCAGGTTTACGTCCGCCACCAGTTCCAGCAGGGTGCCGTACTGTGGAACTTCCTGCTGGTACATCGCCGACATAGCCTGCGAAAAGTGTTCCCGAATATCATCAGCCGTGATGGTGTTCGCCATGATGTCATGCCTCCAGTGAATAATACCTGGAGTGTAGAGAAGCCCGTTCCTTCCGGCGGGAAGAATTTACGAATTGTGATCCAGGCAGATGAGTGGTCAAACCCTGCGCGACGCCGAAAACTGGTTGTAACTCAAATAGATTAGATGTTAAAAATATTTTGCTATCAGGTTATCAAAATTAAACAACTTAACTTGTCACCCGCATCGCTCTGTTTTTAACATCGCCTATGGAAAAAAATGGTCTTTTCAGTCAGCGCATACGCTTGCGCCATTTGCATACATTTGTGGCCGTCGCTCAACAGGGAACGCTGGGGCGTGCGGCTGAAACCCTTAACCTGAGTCAGCCCGCACTTTCAAAAACACTCAACGAGCTGGAGCAGCTTACCGGCACCCGGCTTTTCGACCGTGGCCGCCTTGGCGCACAGCTTACGCTCGTGGGGGAGCAATTCCTGACGCACGCCGTCAAGGTTCTGGACGCGCTCAATACGGCGGGACAGGCATTGAACCGCAAAGAAGAGGTCACGCGTGACGTCGTTCGCGTGGGCGCCCTTCCAACAGCCGCGCTGGGAATTTTGCCTGCGGTAATCAGTCAGTTCCACAAGCAGCAGAAGCACGCCACTATTCAGGTGGCGACCATGAACAACACCATGCTCCTCGCGGGGCTGAAATCCGGTGAGCTGGATCTGGGGATCGGACGGATGTCCGATCCTGAACTGATGAGTGGCCTGAACTACGAGCTGATGTTCCTGGAATCGCTAAAGCTGGTGGTGCGTCCTGGCCACCCGCTTTTGCATGACACCGTCACCCTGAGCCGCGTGATGGAATGGCCCGTCGTGGTCTCACCAAAGGGGACCGTCCCGCGTCAGAATGCTGAAGCGCTGCTGGAAATGCACGGCTGCACGCTGCCGTCGGGATGTATTGAGACGCTCTCAGCCTCCCTGTCGCGCCAGCTGACCGTGGACTACGACTACGTGTGGTTCGTGCCGTCCGGCGCGGTGAAAGACGATCTGCGCCACGGCACGCTGACGTCACTGCCCGTTACCTCGCCGGGAGCAGGTGAACCGATCGGCATCCTGACCCGCGTTGATACCCCCCTGTCGACGGGCGCGCTGACGCTTTTAAGCACAATCCGCAAGTCCATGCCCGCCTGATACTCCTTTATGAGCACGCCCGCTAACCCGTCGTAATGACGGGTTTGATCCCTTCTCTAACCAAATAATGCGAAATCATT is a genomic window containing:
- a CDS encoding glucan biosynthesis protein D, whose protein sequence is MNRRRFLKGSLAMAALSGTSGLASLFSKAAYAADSDIADGQSRRFDFSVLQSMAHDMAKTPWGGAPRPLPETLATMTPQAYNAIRYDEKQSLWNNVEGRQLDVQFFHMGMGFRRRVRMFSLDQATSLAREIHFRPELFSYGDTGVDTKQLEGQSDLGFAGFRAFKAPELARRDIVSFLGASYFRAVDDTYQYGLSARGLAVDTFTDTPEEFPDFTAFWFETVKPGDTTFTVYTLLDSPSITGAYKFVIHCEKSQVIMDVENHLYARKDIKQLGIAPMTSMFSCGNNERRMCDTIHPQIHDSDRLAMWRGNGEWICRPLNNPQKLQFNAFVDKNPKGFGLLQLDRDFSHYQDIMGWYNKRPSLWVEPRNNWGKGSVGLMEIPTTGETLDNVVCFWQPEKTVEAGDELDFKYRLYWSAQPPVRSPLANVFATRTGMGGFPEGWAPGENYPKVWARRFAIDFVGGDLKAAAPKGIEPVITLSSGEAKQVEILYVEPFDGYRILFDWYPTSDSTEPVDMRLFLRCQGDAISETWLYQYFPPAPDKRNYVDDRVMR
- a CDS encoding transporter substrate-binding domain-containing protein — its product is MKLRALIVGMGLLCTFSSFAATELRYGLEAEYPPFESRNASGELEGFDVELGNAICKAAALKCSWVETSFDALIPGLVAKKFDAINSAMNITEQRRKSIDFTQPIYRIPSQLVGKAGTAVDTRPEGLKGKTIGVLQGSIQETYAKEHWEKHGVTVVSYKDQNMAWGDLLNGRIDASLVMSAAGQAGFLSKPQGKGFGFIGKPVSDDTILGSGIGFGLRKGDEATQKQLNAAIDKVRADGTIAKLADKYFPGIDVSVK
- a CDS encoding pyridoxal phosphate-dependent aminotransferase yields the protein MTLKTPVQTRSKLPDVGTTIFTVIGQLSAQHNAINLSQGAPNFSCDPKLVAGVTRAMEAGHNQYAAMTGLQPLKARIAEKIAALYGTQYDPDDEVLITASASEGLYSAISGLVHPGDEVIYFEPSFDSYAPIVRLQGATPVAIKLTVPDFAVNWDEVRAAITPKTRMIIVNTPHNPSGQVFSASDLQQLAALTRNTDIIILSDEVYEHVVFDGEPHHGMATHPQLAERSVIISSFGKTYHVTGWRVGYCVAPAPLMDEICKVHQFLMFSADTPMQHAFAEHMTDPQTWLSLAPFYQRKRDLLQSLLAESPFKLLPSAGSFFLLADYSHFSDESDSEMVKRLIVECGVATIPLSAFYADGTDNKLIRLSFAKDEATLRAGAQALCRVKPR
- a CDS encoding LysR family transcriptional regulator, producing the protein MSRRSFPLNSVDAFLVTARHLNLTHAAGELCLTQGAVSRKIASLEAWFGFPLFERHARGLRLSPQGSALLPELQSAFEQLLTVADRARTHQTVIRLKAPTCAMRWLVPRLLQVEREQPDLQIALTTTTDHNVNFKTESYDAAIVFGTHMSAGDLLFEEALTPVISPVRAGAELASLTFLHPTRDKTDWSLWLTQRALPAQAMLKNQHFDTMDLAITAAIQGLGVAIADETLVEEDIRAGRLARPYETSIKTGASYRLVLRESPGAENGLAVFRACLLSRG
- a CDS encoding carboxylesterase/lipase family protein — translated: MQNPSAPVVETRQGALIGFTDDNVHVWCGIPYASPPVGAWRWRSPRPPERWEGVRQATAFSPSSWQSSEYCQELGGGDPGQFSEDCLYLNVWSPASRATPLPVMVWLHGGGFTLGAGGLPPYNGRALAKRDVVVVTINYRLGHLGFFAHPALEGEEDRVVHNFALLDQIAALNWVRDNIAAFGGDPDSITLFGESAGARSVLSLLASPLAGGLFHKAIIQSGYTLPDTPRAQALEKGEALSRHFGLENATADQLRAIPADAFWPLAAPLNIAPAPVVGDCVLPEAMLDVFFAARQHPVPVMIGSNSDEASVMGVFGVDLAGQIQKLRRERRFGLGLIKLLYPGVKGDEELGRQVCRDMAFTTMGYVVMQAQQRVGAPCWRYWFDYVAEAEHATYINGAWHGNEVPYVFDTLGQVEPSRRYVNERDLQFSAQVADYWASFAREAGARDSLPGPVRWPACRKGRDVLLRIGVNKHAGFRLENRFMRARMSLFKRVMKHHVSLD
- the hglS gene encoding 2-oxoadipate dioxygenase/decarboxylase HglS, which gives rise to MANTITADDIREHFSQAMSAMYQQEVPQYGTLLELVADVNLAVLENNPLLHEQLANADELARLNVERHGAIRVGTAKELSTLRRMFAIMGMFPVSYYDLSQAAVPVHSTAFRPVEDAALCRNPFRIFTSLLRLELIENTALRARAAEILSHRNIFTPRCLELIDLHESAGHFTEAQAREFVKEALETFRWHRHATVDRETYLALSNEHRLIADVVCFPGCHINHLTPRTLDIDRVQELMPKYGIEPKVLIEGPPRREVPILLRQTSFKALEEPVFFSGEHKGTHTARFGEIEQRGVALTPKGRELYDSLLGQAGTGKDNLTHQLHLREVFSTFPDSEMFLRRQELAYFRYRLTPAGEAHRHAFRPGDDPQPLIERGWVVAQPITYEDFLPVSAAGIFQSNLGNETQARSQGNASREAFEAALGCPVFDEFTLYHQAEVRSKQRCGLL
- a CDS encoding LysR substrate-binding domain-containing protein, coding for MEKNGLFSQRIRLRHLHTFVAVAQQGTLGRAAETLNLSQPALSKTLNELEQLTGTRLFDRGRLGAQLTLVGEQFLTHAVKVLDALNTAGQALNRKEEVTRDVVRVGALPTAALGILPAVISQFHKQQKHATIQVATMNNTMLLAGLKSGELDLGIGRMSDPELMSGLNYELMFLESLKLVVRPGHPLLHDTVTLSRVMEWPVVVSPKGTVPRQNAEALLEMHGCTLPSGCIETLSASLSRQLTVDYDYVWFVPSGAVKDDLRHGTLTSLPVTSPGAGEPIGILTRVDTPLSTGALTLLSTIRKSMPA